The Actinomycetota bacterium nucleotide sequence CGTACGGGATCAAGCTCAGCAAGTGGCTGATGCAGTTGAGGCGCGCTCGCTTCTTGTCGTCGGCGTCGACCACGTACCAGGGGGCTTGCTTGATGTCGGTATGGGCAAAGTTCTCGTCCTTGGCCTTGGAGAATTCGACCCAACGCCGCCGGCTCTCGAGGTCCATGGGGCTCAGCTTCCAGCGGCGGGTGGGGTCGTTCAGCCGTGACTGGAACCGGGCCTCCTGCTCCTGGTCGCTGACCGAAAACCAGTACTTGATCAACGTGACGCCCGAGCGGACCAGCATCCTCTCGAACTCGGGGCAGGACCGCAGGAACTCCTGGTACTCCTCCTCGGTACAAAAGCCCATGACCCGCTCGACGCCCGCCCGGTTGTACCAGCTGCGGTCGAACAGCACCATCTCGCCGGCAGCCGGCAGGTGTGCGACGTAACGCTGGAAGTACCACTGGTTCCGCTCACGCTCGGTGGGGGCGGGCAGGGCCACCACCCGGCAGATCCGCGGGTTGAGCGGCTCGCTGATGCGCTTGATCACTCCACCCTTACCCGCGGCGTCCCGGCCTTCGAAGATGACCACGACCTTCATTCCCTTGGCCTTGATCCACTCCTGCAACTTGACCAGCTCGATGTTCAGGCGCGCGAGCTCGTCGAAGTAGAAGTCGTCCTTGAGTTTCTTCAGGCGCTTGTCGCCCGGCGC carries:
- the ppk2 gene encoding polyphosphate kinase 2, producing the protein METAPGDKRLKKLKDDFYFDELARLNIELVKLQEWIKAKGMKVVVIFEGRDAAGKGGVIKRISEPLNPRICRVVALPAPTERERNQWYFQRYVAHLPAAGEMVLFDRSWYNRAGVERVMGFCTEEEYQEFLRSCPEFERMLVRSGVTLIKYWFSVSDQEQEARFQSRLNDPTRRWKLSPMDLESRRRWVEFSKAKDENFAHTDIKQAPWYVVDADDKKRARLNCISHLLSLIPYEDLTPEPIELPPRQDIGGYVRPPITDQTFVPNLYD